From Paraburkholderia sabiae, a single genomic window includes:
- a CDS encoding chemotaxis protein CheC: MSEPVLNEDQRDALQEVANLAMGQAATRLALLLDAFIELSVPRVRVVAVREAASALREMTGINEPVSAVRQGFRSDIKGEALVICRSGSIEQLCSLVSDPYAKSAYEATTQEELVFDVANILTGACVSCILDQLGRTPVFSPPGLLGSAMSLDDVFQPNVLAWEVALLVEVNFALEDQSFRAHLVMLMAEDSIRHLSNALDALLSSI, encoded by the coding sequence ATGTCTGAGCCAGTCCTCAACGAAGATCAGCGCGACGCGCTGCAAGAGGTCGCCAATCTGGCGATGGGCCAGGCCGCGACGCGCCTCGCTCTCCTGCTGGATGCGTTCATCGAACTGTCGGTGCCGCGTGTGCGCGTGGTCGCCGTGCGCGAAGCGGCGTCGGCGCTGCGCGAGATGACGGGCATCAACGAGCCCGTCAGCGCCGTGCGACAGGGCTTCCGCTCGGATATCAAGGGCGAGGCGCTGGTGATCTGCCGCAGCGGCAGCATCGAACAGCTGTGTTCGCTGGTGAGCGACCCGTACGCGAAGTCGGCGTACGAAGCGACCACGCAGGAAGAACTGGTGTTCGACGTCGCGAACATCCTGACGGGCGCGTGCGTGTCGTGCATCCTCGACCAGCTCGGACGCACGCCCGTATTCTCGCCGCCGGGGCTGCTCGGCTCGGCGATGTCGCTCGACGACGTGTTCCAGCCGAATGTCCTCGCGTGGGAAGTCGCGTTGCTGGTCGAAGTGAATTTTGCGTTAGAGGATCAGAGTTTCCGCGCCCACCTCGTGATGCTGATGGCGGAAGACTCGATCCGTCATCTGAGCAACGCGCTGGACGCGCTGCTTTCCAGTATATGA
- a CDS encoding response regulator, with product MSLPIVIADDSLLARKVLTKALPQDWDVDITYASNGREALEHYRKGLASVMFLDLTMPDMTGYQVLEALQHEDLNTFVIVVSADVQPVARERVRALGALAFIPKPVTTEAVLPILKEYGLYV from the coding sequence ATGTCTTTGCCCATTGTGATCGCCGATGACTCGCTGCTTGCCCGCAAGGTGCTCACAAAGGCATTGCCGCAGGATTGGGACGTCGACATTACCTACGCGTCCAACGGCCGCGAAGCCCTCGAGCATTATCGCAAGGGGCTCGCGTCGGTGATGTTTCTCGATCTGACGATGCCCGACATGACGGGCTATCAGGTTCTGGAGGCCCTGCAGCACGAGGACCTGAACACATTCGTGATCGTCGTGTCCGCCGATGTCCAGCCGGTGGCAAGGGAACGCGTGCGCGCGCTTGGCGCGCTGGCATTCATCCCGAAGCCCGTGACCACCGAGGCGGTGCTTCCCATCCTCAAGGAGTACGGGTTGTATGTCTGA
- a CDS encoding hybrid sensor histidine kinase/response regulator, producing the protein MTADRTDSVDANAPDERAADARPDEALFPAVPEQNFAVRRMTLIALLVAAVVVPCVFVAAMAFSDLRTREADATDATLRTVRVAEEHALKVFDMNEALDARVVDLVQGLDDNGIREREDAIHEKLQTMGGGYPQVAAVSIFGRDGALLASSRFYPAPAISIDQREDFVGIRDGRVLEQVSKVMVGHVAGEIVFNTGVARRGDDGSFAGMVSVALRPSYFAAFYRELLGGTGAPMTMALTRSDAAVLARFPIGPPSKAEEPIRHNAYTDALAEGRRAGVVRVRSTVDGERLIVAFRRVGSYPVYVTVGYRTSAIWAAWYRHLSVLILSTFVPSIVLWCVIWLSLKRLGAEEEAWERWQAEASMRRSIESAYRQSRKMEALGNLVGSVAHDFNNLLMIVSANVQIVRRRGAASFDRELSAVERALKSGQSLTRQLLGVARKQPLRNETLDVERWLPGCRDLLRASLGAKVALVMDVGTGLWPMQVDVAELELALINVAVNARDAMPNGGRYTVRANNVSFRHEDGFPITGDFVQLSLEDTGVGMPPEVLSRAFEPLFTTKPKGMGTGLGLPQVFAFCERSGGLAAIDSAIGAGTSVRLYLPRATQAPEIERAAEPVAEEADAPHGLRILLVEDNDEVAAGTEALLQMMGHDVTCVFNADTAMERFDAAHARQKDTGEPLPFDLVISDIHMPGKLNGIDLAERVQSFETKLPVILVTGYAEELERARHVDARVLSKPFDIALLDKFLQTLQRDLAHPPTHPAS; encoded by the coding sequence ATGACAGCTGACCGGACCGATTCCGTCGACGCGAACGCTCCCGATGAGCGCGCCGCCGACGCGCGGCCCGACGAAGCGCTCTTTCCCGCCGTTCCCGAACAGAATTTCGCCGTCCGCCGCATGACGCTGATCGCGTTGCTGGTCGCGGCCGTCGTGGTGCCGTGCGTGTTCGTCGCGGCGATGGCGTTCAGCGATCTGCGCACGCGCGAAGCCGACGCCACCGATGCCACGCTGCGCACCGTGCGCGTCGCGGAAGAGCACGCGCTGAAAGTGTTCGACATGAACGAAGCGCTCGACGCGCGCGTCGTCGACCTCGTGCAAGGACTCGACGACAACGGCATCCGCGAACGCGAAGACGCCATCCACGAGAAGCTGCAGACCATGGGCGGCGGCTATCCGCAGGTCGCGGCCGTCTCGATTTTCGGGCGCGACGGCGCGTTGCTCGCCAGCAGCCGTTTCTATCCGGCGCCCGCCATATCGATCGACCAGCGTGAAGATTTCGTCGGCATTCGTGACGGCCGGGTGCTCGAGCAGGTATCGAAAGTGATGGTCGGGCATGTCGCGGGCGAGATCGTGTTCAACACAGGCGTCGCGCGGCGCGGCGACGACGGCTCGTTTGCCGGCATGGTGTCGGTGGCGCTGCGGCCCAGCTACTTCGCGGCGTTTTATCGCGAGTTGCTGGGCGGAACCGGCGCGCCGATGACGATGGCCCTGACGCGCTCCGACGCCGCCGTGCTCGCGCGCTTTCCCATCGGTCCGCCGTCGAAGGCCGAAGAGCCCATTCGCCACAACGCGTACACCGACGCACTCGCGGAAGGCCGCCGCGCAGGCGTCGTGCGGGTGCGTTCGACTGTCGACGGCGAACGTCTGATCGTCGCGTTCCGTCGCGTCGGTTCGTATCCCGTGTATGTGACGGTCGGCTATCGCACGTCGGCGATCTGGGCCGCGTGGTATCGCCATCTGAGCGTGCTGATTTTGTCGACGTTCGTGCCGTCGATCGTGCTGTGGTGCGTGATCTGGCTGTCGCTCAAACGCCTCGGCGCCGAAGAGGAGGCGTGGGAGCGCTGGCAGGCGGAGGCGTCGATGCGGCGTTCGATCGAATCCGCGTACCGGCAGTCTCGCAAGATGGAAGCGCTCGGCAATCTCGTCGGCAGCGTCGCGCACGACTTCAACAACCTGCTGATGATCGTCTCGGCCAACGTGCAGATCGTGCGGCGTCGCGGCGCGGCGTCGTTCGATCGCGAACTGTCCGCCGTCGAGCGCGCGCTCAAGAGCGGACAGTCGCTCACGCGCCAGTTGCTCGGCGTGGCGCGCAAGCAGCCGCTGCGCAACGAAACGCTCGACGTCGAGCGCTGGCTGCCCGGCTGCCGCGATCTGCTGCGCGCTTCGCTCGGCGCGAAGGTCGCGCTCGTGATGGATGTCGGCACGGGCCTGTGGCCGATGCAGGTCGACGTCGCCGAACTGGAACTGGCGCTGATCAACGTGGCCGTCAACGCCCGCGACGCGATGCCGAACGGCGGCCGCTACACGGTGCGCGCGAACAACGTGAGCTTCCGGCACGAAGACGGCTTTCCGATCACGGGCGACTTCGTGCAGCTTTCGCTCGAAGACACGGGCGTCGGGATGCCGCCCGAAGTGCTGTCGCGTGCGTTCGAGCCGCTTTTCACGACCAAGCCGAAGGGCATGGGCACGGGTCTCGGGCTGCCGCAGGTGTTCGCGTTCTGCGAGCGCTCGGGCGGACTCGCCGCGATCGACAGCGCGATCGGCGCGGGCACGTCGGTGCGGCTCTATCTGCCGCGCGCGACGCAGGCGCCGGAAATCGAGCGGGCCGCCGAACCCGTCGCCGAGGAAGCGGACGCGCCGCATGGCTTGCGCATCCTGCTCGTCGAGGACAACGACGAGGTCGCGGCCGGCACGGAAGCGCTGCTGCAGATGATGGGCCACGACGTCACGTGCGTCTTCAACGCGGACACGGCGATGGAACGCTTCGACGCGGCGCACGCGCGGCAGAAAGACACGGGCGAACCCCTGCCGTTCGATCTCGTGATTTCCGACATCCACATGCCGGGCAAGTTGAACGGCATCGATCTGGCGGAGCGCGTGCAGTCGTTCGAAACCAAGCTGCCCGTCATTCTCGTCACCGGTTATGCGGAAGAACTGGAGCGCGCACGTCACGTCGACGCACGCGTGTTGTCGAAGCCGTTCGATATCGCGCTGCTCGACAAATTCCTGCAGACATTGCAGCGCGACCTCGCGCATCCGCCGACGCATCCCGCCAGTTGA
- a CDS encoding NADPH-dependent FMN reductase: MSYHIAVVVGSLRRDSTNRQLAKALISLAPSDFSFEFLDIGSLPLYSQDYDDDFPEVARNFKQKIQAANGLLFVTPEYNRSMPGVLKNALDWGSRPWGHSVWGGKPGAVIGTSPGATGTALAQQHLRNVLAYLDVATLSQPEMFIKHAAGQIDENGNIANDDTRKFLQKFVDRYVDWVKRHVG; the protein is encoded by the coding sequence ATGTCCTATCACATTGCAGTCGTCGTCGGCAGCTTGCGCCGCGACTCGACCAACCGCCAGTTGGCAAAGGCGTTGATTTCCCTCGCGCCTTCGGATTTTTCGTTCGAGTTTCTCGACATCGGTTCTCTCCCGCTCTACAGCCAGGACTACGACGACGACTTCCCAGAAGTCGCGCGCAACTTTAAGCAGAAGATCCAGGCCGCGAACGGCCTGCTGTTCGTGACCCCTGAATACAACCGCTCCATGCCCGGCGTGTTGAAAAATGCGCTCGATTGGGGTTCGCGCCCTTGGGGTCACAGTGTCTGGGGCGGCAAACCGGGCGCCGTGATCGGCACGTCGCCGGGCGCAACGGGCACCGCGCTCGCGCAACAGCATCTGCGCAACGTGCTGGCCTACCTCGATGTCGCGACGCTCAGCCAGCCTGAGATGTTCATCAAGCATGCGGCTGGCCAGATCGACGAGAACGGCAACATTGCCAATGACGACACGCGCAAATTCCTGCAGAAATTCGTCGATCGCTATGTGGATTGGGTGAAGCGGCACGTCGGTTAA
- a CDS encoding DUF1272 domain-containing protein → MLELRPSCEGCGKSLPANASDAMICSFECTFCEECALTALRNVCPNCGGNFQHRPIRPAAMLGKHPASSERHPVGVDEVAHGDYLARYRNTAPAER, encoded by the coding sequence ATGCTCGAACTCAGGCCGTCATGTGAAGGATGTGGCAAGTCACTGCCGGCGAACGCCAGCGATGCAATGATCTGCAGCTTCGAATGTACGTTTTGCGAGGAGTGTGCACTCACCGCTCTGCGGAACGTCTGTCCCAACTGCGGAGGAAACTTCCAACATCGTCCAATTCGTCCTGCGGCGATGCTAGGGAAACATCCGGCGTCGTCTGAACGGCATCCCGTCGGCGTGGACGAAGTCGCACACGGCGACTATCTAGCGCGCTATCGGAACACTGCGCCGGCAGAGCGCTAA
- a CDS encoding sulfonate ABC transporter substrate-binding protein: MSQTRSFSRRTFLAGAGALLASTALPSFADNRAKEIRIGYQKAASTLVLLKAHGTLEKRFAPQGVNVKWTEFPAGPQLLEGLNVGSIDFGYVGEAPPVIAQAAGANFVYTAYEIPTPQAEGILVHRDAPIQSVADLKGKRVAFNKGSDVHWFLVAALQKAGVKYSDIQPVFLPPADARAAFERGAIDAWAIWDPFLEAAKRQSNARLLTDGTGIVSHHQFFLSARSFAQQNGELVDAVVTEVGKEGAWVREHYAEAAAQLAPIQGLDANVIEAGLRHYAHVYKPIDAGVLAEQQKIADTFTELRIIPTKIVTKEAVLGAKA, translated from the coding sequence ATGTCTCAGACTCGCTCGTTCTCACGTCGAACTTTCCTGGCCGGAGCCGGCGCACTCCTGGCTTCGACCGCACTTCCTTCATTCGCCGATAACCGTGCAAAAGAAATCCGCATCGGTTATCAAAAGGCCGCGAGCACACTCGTGTTATTGAAGGCACACGGAACGCTCGAAAAGCGCTTCGCGCCGCAGGGCGTCAATGTGAAATGGACGGAATTCCCGGCCGGTCCACAACTGCTCGAAGGACTGAATGTGGGTTCGATCGATTTCGGCTACGTCGGGGAAGCGCCGCCCGTGATCGCGCAAGCCGCCGGTGCCAACTTCGTCTACACCGCGTACGAGATTCCGACGCCGCAAGCCGAGGGCATCCTCGTCCACCGCGATGCGCCGATCCAATCGGTTGCGGATCTGAAGGGCAAGCGCGTGGCGTTCAACAAGGGCTCCGACGTTCACTGGTTTCTGGTCGCCGCGTTGCAAAAGGCCGGAGTGAAATACAGCGATATCCAACCTGTTTTCTTGCCACCCGCCGATGCGCGCGCAGCATTCGAACGCGGTGCAATCGACGCATGGGCTATTTGGGATCCGTTTCTCGAAGCCGCCAAGCGACAATCGAATGCGAGACTTTTGACTGACGGCACAGGCATCGTCAGTCACCATCAGTTCTTCCTCAGCGCGCGATCCTTTGCGCAGCAGAATGGTGAATTAGTCGATGCTGTCGTGACCGAAGTTGGGAAGGAAGGTGCGTGGGTTCGCGAGCACTATGCGGAGGCCGCGGCGCAGCTGGCGCCGATTCAGGGACTCGACGCGAACGTGATCGAAGCGGGCCTTCGACACTATGCACACGTCTACAAGCCGATCGACGCCGGTGTGCTCGCCGAGCAGCAGAAGATCGCCGACACGTTCACTGAACTCCGCATCATTCCGACGAAGATCGTGACGAAGGAAGCGGTTCTCGGCGCGAAGGCTTAA
- the arsC gene encoding arsenate reductase (glutaredoxin) (This arsenate reductase requires both glutathione and glutaredoxin to convert arsenate to arsenite, after which the efflux transporter formed by ArsA and ArsB can extrude the arsenite from the cell, providing resistance.) yields the protein MITIYHNPRCSKSRGACDLISDVYNPSNEPVEIIEYLRTPLSVAQLKELNRMLGCSVREMIRDSESIYKELGLADTTLSDGQLYEAIAANPILLQRPIVVRDGRAVIGRPPENVKALFADQAS from the coding sequence ATGATCACCATCTATCACAACCCGCGTTGCTCGAAATCCCGTGGCGCATGCGACCTCATCAGCGACGTCTACAACCCGTCGAACGAACCTGTCGAGATCATCGAGTACCTTCGTACGCCGCTGTCGGTGGCACAACTCAAGGAACTGAACCGGATGCTGGGGTGTTCCGTGCGCGAGATGATCCGGGACTCGGAATCGATCTACAAGGAACTGGGGCTTGCTGACACGACATTGAGCGACGGTCAGTTATACGAAGCGATTGCCGCGAATCCTATTCTGCTTCAACGTCCGATCGTCGTACGAGATGGGCGTGCCGTCATCGGCCGGCCGCCGGAGAACGTTAAAGCCCTGTTCGCCGACCAGGCGAGTTAG
- the parA gene encoding ParA family partition ATPase yields the protein MAAEIIAVTQQKGGVGKSTIAMHLGAAFHERGKRVLVVDADGQNTLIHWASAASDSDSGIPFPVVNLSEAGAQIHREIKKFVADYDLIVVDCPPSITEKVSGVVLLAATVAVIPTSSSPADYWSSVGLVKLVQQAQVMNEDLRAVFLLNKTEEKRMLTRELKRALEELGFPLLRTQIPTREAYKQAMALGQTVLQMNDRGAKLASLEVRACADEIAALLP from the coding sequence TTGGCAGCAGAAATCATCGCAGTGACACAGCAGAAGGGCGGGGTCGGTAAAAGCACAATTGCGATGCACCTCGGCGCAGCCTTCCATGAACGCGGCAAGCGCGTCCTCGTCGTCGACGCAGACGGACAAAACACCCTCATCCATTGGGCCAGCGCAGCATCGGATAGCGACTCTGGCATTCCATTCCCGGTCGTCAATCTCTCGGAAGCCGGCGCGCAGATCCATCGCGAGATCAAGAAGTTCGTCGCCGACTACGACCTGATCGTCGTCGACTGCCCGCCGTCCATTACCGAGAAGGTCTCGGGTGTCGTTCTCCTCGCCGCGACCGTCGCGGTTATTCCGACGTCCTCGTCGCCCGCGGATTATTGGTCGAGTGTGGGGCTCGTCAAACTGGTCCAGCAGGCGCAGGTCATGAACGAAGACCTCCGCGCCGTCTTTCTCCTCAACAAGACGGAAGAGAAACGGATGCTGACGCGTGAACTGAAGCGCGCTTTGGAAGAACTTGGCTTCCCGCTTCTACGCACCCAGATTCCCACGCGCGAGGCATACAAACAGGCGATGGCACTCGGTCAGACAGTCTTGCAGATGAACGATCGCGGCGCCAAGTTGGCGAGTCTCGAAGTTCGCGCATGCGCCGACGAGATCGCCGCTCTGCTCCCCTGA
- a CDS encoding ParB/RepB/Spo0J family partition protein — protein sequence MKPSQFAKGFQARPDSTSSEKRTALDRLNAIDGLVQNAPKNANIAAFKNPVAPSTASSEAESVDTANESIEYRTWRAEHGYRPGQIIELSLKSIKPSPFNPRYFYVKSSIAELAVNLAKQGQQQAIHVIPDYDNPGSYFVSDGGRRVRALKEANKETVKAIVVDLPIGIQSYKLGYDLNVQRDSQTVFDNAVVWRRFLDEKHFQSQKELAEHLGLDESTIAVALSVAKLPETVMQEMVARPDRFGSNMAYQVGRYHSARGTDSTLRLINKILSDDLSTRQVADIVKGRATAQESAKPAGRQRYAQRLDIKLGGVSVGDLKSYGDDRLELKLRGLSRDKRDDILRQIEQMLSDPS from the coding sequence ATGAAACCGTCCCAATTCGCCAAAGGCTTCCAGGCACGCCCCGATTCGACCAGCAGCGAAAAGCGTACGGCGCTCGATCGCCTCAATGCGATCGACGGCCTCGTGCAAAATGCGCCGAAGAACGCAAACATCGCCGCATTCAAGAATCCCGTTGCGCCGTCGACTGCGTCCAGTGAAGCCGAGTCGGTGGATACAGCAAACGAATCGATTGAATATCGGACCTGGCGCGCCGAACACGGTTATCGCCCGGGGCAAATCATCGAGCTATCGCTCAAGTCGATCAAACCCAGTCCGTTCAATCCACGCTATTTCTATGTGAAGTCGTCGATTGCCGAGCTCGCAGTCAATCTCGCTAAGCAAGGACAGCAGCAAGCTATCCACGTCATCCCCGACTACGACAATCCGGGCAGCTACTTTGTCAGCGACGGCGGCCGGCGCGTTCGCGCGCTGAAGGAAGCCAACAAGGAGACGGTGAAGGCAATCGTCGTCGATCTGCCGATCGGAATTCAGAGCTACAAGCTCGGCTACGACCTCAACGTCCAGCGCGATTCGCAAACCGTGTTCGACAACGCGGTCGTCTGGCGCCGCTTCCTCGATGAGAAACACTTCCAGAGTCAGAAGGAACTCGCCGAACATCTCGGCCTCGATGAGTCGACGATCGCTGTCGCGCTGTCAGTTGCGAAACTGCCCGAGACGGTGATGCAGGAAATGGTCGCGCGACCGGATCGCTTCGGCTCGAATATGGCGTATCAGGTCGGCCGTTATCACTCGGCTCGCGGCACGGATTCCACGCTGCGCCTCATCAACAAGATCCTCTCCGACGACTTGAGCACGCGTCAGGTCGCGGACATCGTGAAGGGCAGGGCAACGGCGCAGGAAAGCGCAAAGCCGGCGGGACGCCAGCGCTACGCACAGCGGCTTGATATCAAGCTGGGTGGTGTGTCGGTCGGCGATTTGAAGTCGTACGGAGATGACCGGCTCGAACTGAAACTGCGTGGACTGTCGCGCGACAAGCGCGATGACATTCTCAGACAGATCGAGCAGATGCTGTCCGACCCGTCGTAG
- a CDS encoding replication initiation protein, which translates to MATKRAKKTDVVSPSSAELRKAVEAIAIQPKSGKITLLTRKLFNVLLTVAQQADEAGDTYRALLSDIVANSAFDSNDTALVKEHLRRMVSVQVEWSQGSSSQKPGRKWGISTLIADAEILEDPATRRVWVEFSFAPKIKKKLLDPVQYARLSLQFQSQLRSSAGLALYEICVRYLTNPSHLTMREAWEWWRPILSGTPDTEAGDEAKREYKYFKRDYLRPAIAEVNAVTNIFVELIEHREGRRVAEIQFRVTERKQPMLALDEHPNVFDSTLVDRMVKIGIPLKEAQTLYADSEENRIRAALQMTEQRMRSTTLPPVRSAPALFKDALKKGYAPPVEALPSTPAGKALAGAPADDAKARLLGEYMAYRRKEAQALYEEQGDSEREVARHSFEEDELPGLGAHMRDDWRRRGLESKLTETAFFDWLARKTWGEPTDGDLLAFTLSQSRAA; encoded by the coding sequence ATGGCCACGAAGCGCGCGAAAAAAACCGATGTGGTGAGCCCAAGCTCCGCCGAATTGCGCAAAGCCGTCGAGGCGATCGCAATTCAGCCGAAGAGCGGCAAAATTACGCTGCTCACCCGCAAACTGTTCAACGTCCTGCTGACGGTCGCGCAGCAAGCGGACGAAGCGGGCGATACGTACCGCGCCCTGCTGTCCGACATCGTCGCCAATTCCGCCTTCGATTCGAACGACACCGCGCTCGTCAAGGAGCACCTGCGTCGCATGGTCTCCGTGCAGGTCGAGTGGAGTCAGGGTTCGTCGAGCCAGAAACCTGGCCGGAAGTGGGGCATCTCGACGTTGATCGCCGACGCCGAAATTCTCGAAGACCCGGCGACGCGCCGTGTCTGGGTCGAGTTTTCGTTCGCACCCAAGATCAAGAAGAAGCTGCTCGATCCTGTCCAGTACGCGCGATTGAGTCTGCAGTTCCAAAGCCAGCTGCGCAGCAGCGCGGGGCTGGCACTCTACGAAATCTGCGTGCGCTATCTGACCAACCCGAGCCATCTGACGATGCGCGAGGCGTGGGAATGGTGGCGGCCCATCCTGTCGGGCACGCCCGACACGGAAGCCGGCGACGAAGCCAAACGCGAGTACAAGTATTTCAAGCGCGACTACCTGCGCCCCGCGATCGCCGAAGTGAATGCCGTCACGAATATCTTTGTCGAACTGATCGAACATCGCGAAGGTCGTCGGGTTGCCGAAATCCAGTTCCGTGTCACCGAGCGCAAGCAGCCGATGCTCGCGCTCGACGAGCATCCGAATGTGTTCGACAGCACGCTCGTCGACCGGATGGTGAAGATCGGGATTCCGTTGAAGGAGGCGCAGACGCTCTACGCCGACAGCGAGGAAAACCGCATCCGTGCGGCCTTGCAAATGACCGAACAGCGGATGCGCAGCACGACGCTGCCGCCGGTGCGCAGCGCGCCGGCGCTCTTCAAGGATGCGCTGAAGAAAGGCTATGCGCCGCCCGTCGAGGCGTTGCCTTCGACGCCCGCTGGCAAGGCGCTCGCGGGCGCTCCCGCCGACGACGCGAAGGCGCGGCTGCTGGGCGAGTACATGGCGTATCGACGCAAGGAAGCGCAGGCGCTGTACGAGGAACAGGGCGATTCGGAGCGCGAGGTGGCGCGGCACTCGTTCGAGGAAGACGAATTGCCGGGTCTCGGCGCGCACATGCGTGACGATTGGCGTCGGCGCGGCCTCGAGTCGAAGCTCACGGAAACCGCATTCTTCGATTGGCTCGCGCGCAAGACCTGGGGCGAGCCGACGGACGGCGATCTGCTCGCATTCACGTTGAGTCAATCGCGAGCTGCCTGA
- a CDS encoding DNA-binding protein produces MNLDEERQAIRSELDTLRANGARRQELSLHACKRLFFDLGIRPSMAAVRDLTQTGSASDIPKDIDGFWERIRSASRVRVGAGAIPKALEERAGELLGALFEDALTQARASLDEERQEIQALRAAAERDSHEGQIRKEVSEEAIQRSEARADAAWERVRILETQLASANTSESANQHGLKTTARRLEAENESLRKRLDAEQSTNAGLRDRLDALHGEMRQNAEHYAQQIKDAVAEAERRVKPMLVELDSLRAMAATYQAGVRDASRKEFDFIQQLAAAKARGDRLESQLREQSDELDLLTRQMTALRAQQGIDPAVAQLLCRLASAGRLNAEELESLGTAVDGHVSVPTQCPKCIDGEPELSQVDHHYELLCPECEHSSGTGKSRLAAVTRFMSTAQNSTSP; encoded by the coding sequence ATGAATCTGGACGAAGAACGTCAAGCCATCCGAAGCGAACTCGATACGTTGCGCGCGAACGGCGCGCGACGTCAGGAATTGTCGCTGCACGCCTGCAAACGTCTCTTCTTTGATCTCGGCATCCGACCGTCGATGGCTGCCGTGCGCGACCTCACTCAAACAGGTAGCGCGAGCGACATTCCCAAAGACATCGACGGCTTTTGGGAGCGCATCCGATCAGCATCGCGTGTGCGGGTCGGTGCCGGTGCCATTCCGAAAGCGCTGGAAGAACGCGCCGGTGAATTGCTCGGCGCGTTATTCGAAGACGCCCTGACACAAGCACGAGCATCGCTCGACGAAGAACGACAGGAAATTCAGGCCCTGCGTGCGGCCGCTGAACGCGACTCGCACGAAGGCCAGATTCGAAAGGAAGTTTCTGAAGAAGCGATACAGCGCAGTGAAGCTCGCGCAGATGCCGCTTGGGAACGCGTGCGCATTCTTGAGACTCAGCTCGCTTCCGCGAATACCAGCGAATCGGCCAATCAGCACGGATTGAAGACAACCGCCAGGCGCCTGGAAGCCGAGAATGAATCACTGCGCAAGCGTCTGGACGCGGAGCAATCGACGAATGCCGGTTTGCGCGACCGCCTAGATGCGTTGCACGGAGAGATGCGGCAGAACGCCGAGCACTACGCGCAGCAGATCAAGGATGCCGTGGCCGAAGCGGAGCGTCGCGTGAAGCCGATGCTTGTCGAACTGGATTCGTTGCGCGCGATGGCGGCAACGTATCAGGCGGGTGTTCGGGATGCGAGCCGGAAAGAATTTGATTTCATCCAGCAGTTGGCCGCAGCGAAAGCGCGCGGCGATCGCCTCGAATCGCAATTGCGCGAGCAGTCCGATGAACTCGATCTCCTGACGCGCCAGATGACAGCGCTACGCGCGCAGCAAGGCATCGATCCCGCCGTCGCGCAGCTGCTCTGTCGGTTGGCCAGTGCGGGAAGACTGAACGCGGAGGAACTGGAGTCGCTCGGCACGGCTGTCGACGGACATGTTTCCGTGCCGACACAATGTCCGAAGTGTATCGATGGTGAGCCTGAACTCTCCCAGGTGGATCACCACTACGAATTGCTTTGTCCTGAGTGCGAGCACTCGTCGGGGACCGGCAAGTCGCGGCTGGCGGCCGTGACGCGCTTCATGTCGACGGCGCAAAACTCTACATCGCCCTGA